A region of the Pseudarthrobacter sp. MM222 genome:
CGCATGCCCGAGGTGGTGGGCCGTCTCGACGCACATGTGGACCAGGATCTGGTGCAGGGTCACGTGGCGCCGCTCCTCGGGCCACCACGGCACCTCGCCTCCGGCGTCGATCGGCAGTTGCTCGATCGTCGCATCGCTGTGAGCGGCCGACAGCCGGTGCAACTCGAGGATCTGCTCCCGCGATTCATCCGCGGCCGCCCACATATCGGCATCCGGTTCGACGTCGTCTGCCAGCCAGGGGAGCTCCAGCCCGCTCGGCCGGCCGAAAACCTCGCCGAAGTAGCCAAGCTCAACGCTCGCGACATGCTTGACCAGGCCCAGGAGGTTCGTCCCGGTTGCCGTCAAGGGACGACGGGCATCGTACTCGCTGACGCCGTCGAGCTTCCCCAACAGGTCGGCCCGGCGGACGCGCAGGTACCGGTGCAAAGTCGCCTTTTCATCCATGACGCGGACTATACCCAATGCCTGTGCCAGTCCGGGTATCGACGGACGGGCCGAGGCGGAGGAGGATTAAAAGGGCAGTCACCATAAGGAGGTTAGTGATGTGCTATCAGTACCATAGGGATTTCCGGCAGGACGTCCAGAAGGATGCCGCAAAGGAATCTGAGGAGCGCCCCGAGACCCGGGTGGAAGAGAAGGACTTCAAGTTCTGGACCTTCCCCCGCCGCAGCAGGGAGTTCACGGTCGAGGAACCGGCACCGGTTGACCGCACCCGCGAGAAGGTTTAGCCCGCAGCACAAGGAAGGCTCCTCCACGAGGGGCCTTCCGCTCGTCCCGGTGGGCACCGCCGTCGTCTCAGGAAAACAGTCGCATCGGGAAACATACGGAAGACTGGAAGCTTCCGATCACAAAGGCAGGACCACCTTGATTAATCTGCAGCAGGACGCCGACGGCTTCATCCGCATGAACCGGCATTTTCCCGGCAGCACGCTCATCTCCATCACCTTCAATGACGGGTCCACGGAGCAGTTCCTGGGCCGCCAGCTCAACAAGGCCTATGACGAAGCCTTGGCCGTGTACCGGGCTGAGAACCATCTGGATGCGAAGGGATACTCCCGGGCACCTAAGAAAACGGTCCAGCCGGCCCACAAGATCGAGTTCGTGGCCGTTCACCCCGGCATGGCGGACTAGCCGCCTGCGGGCCCCCGCTGCACAGGACGGCAATCGCATACCCGATGGCGGCGAGGACGCCGACGGACGCAAGGACGACACCCAGCAAGGCCGTCCCGGCCGTCACCAGGGATGCGACGGCCAGGCGTAGTCGCGATGAGTCTAGCCCCACCTATTCGGTGTATTCCCGGCAGAAGGGCCCAATAATAGGAAGAAACACGGCCTGGCCAGACGGACGAACATTGGGGACACTTTGAAAATACCGGCATCCGGATTCCGCAACACCCTAACTTCGGCTACAGTTGCCGCCCTTCTAGCCGCCACCGGCTGCTCCACACAGGGCTCCGGGACGGCGTCCGCGGGCGGCACTGCGCCACCCGTTACGGCGCCCGCGTCACCAACAGCGGCCGCGTCACCAGCAGCGGCCGCGTCAGCAACCGCAGGCGCGACGACGACGGCGTCGGCGCCGATCCCCGCTCCGGCACCGTCCGGTGGGGCGCCGGCCGAAGCCGCCCGGGTGCAGACTTTCACCTTTCCGGACGGACACATCTCCTTCGCGTACCCCGCGGGATGGACGGTACAGACGAAGCAGGGCCCGTACCTGGACGAGGCGTCCAAGGCAGGATCCGTGGAGGCGCTGGTGCAGGACCAGACCGGCGCTGAAGTCGCCAGCATCTCCAGCGGCATGTACGGCGACGGCGCCGCGGGCCCGGTTAAGCGGACTGTCCTGGACCAGGCACCGGTACCTGGGGTCATCGATGCCACCGGCAAACCCGCCGAGTTCGGTTTCGCCCTCGACGAGGTCCAGCCCGACGGCAGCTCGTACTATTTCATGGATGTCCGGCTCGCCGCCGAGTTCCTGCCCAGCCAGGAGAGCTCCGGATCCAACCAGGTCCCCCTCGCCAACGGGATCATGGCCGCCTACGTGGTCTTTGACTACACCCGGCAGCCCGTGTTCGCGACACCCGACGCGGCGAAAGCCTGGATGGCGACGGAACAGTACAAACAGCTGAAGTCGCTCCTGCTCAGCCTGAAGTACTCGTAGGGAGCCGGCTTCGGTTTGTCGGGCTTCCCATCGGGAGTCCCCGGACACGGAACCTTGATTCAGGCAAAGAAAAAGCCTCCGGAACCTGGTGGTTCCGGAGGCTTTTCCAAGGGTGGCAGATGAGGGATTCGAACCCCCGTAGGCGTTGCCAGCTGATTTACAGTCAGCCCCCTTTGGCCGCTCGGGTAATCTGCCGAACTTCAAATGAAGATCACTCGCGGCTTCGGCTTCAGAACGCCTGTTTCCAGTCCGTTCCGCTTCCAGCAACCGCGGGCAAGACAACTTTACAGAACTTCCGCCGAAGAATCGAATCGGCGCCATGCGGGTCCAAAAAGCCCGGAATATCAGGCGTCCCCAAGGATGCGCGCAGCGATCTTTGCCTCGAACCTGGACGCCTGCTCCTCCGTGATCTGATTTAGCTGGACGGCACGCGCCAGGTCCGCCTGGACCCCGTCCAGCCGGGAGGACACATCCGCGGCAGGACTGAAGATGATGGAGGCGGCCAGCGCCGCAGCGGCAACCGTCGTCGCGGCCGTGGCGATACTTCCGGCGGCGGCAGCGGTGGAACGGGTGACATATCGGATGGCCTTGCGGTGCATGCTCATCGCCTTTCGAGCAGTTCTAACAACAACCCTTGCAACTATGGCCGCCCAAGCTTCGTTCCCGCCCTGCCTCGGCTTTAAGGAAACTGTGAATCCGGCACCGCCTCTCCGGCCTTCATATCCGGAGCATCCGTACTAGGCTGGAATGCAGACACCAGGGCCTAACAGCAGGCGCCCAACAACCACCAGGAGGACAGTCATGGCAGGCGAATCCACGTTCGACGTCGTCAGCAAGGTAGACAAGCAGGAGGTCGCCAACGCACTGCATCAGGCGCAAAAGGAACTCGTCCAGCGCTATGACTTCAAGGGCGTGGGCGCCGAGGTCGATTTCAGCGACGAGAAAATCCTGATGAAAGCCAACTCCGAAGAGCGGGTGCTTGCGGTCCTGGACGTGCTGCAGTCCAAGCTCATCCGCCGCGGCATCTCCCTGAAGTCCCTCGACACAGGCGAGCCCTACGCCTCCGGCAAGGAATTCCGGCTGGAAGCCTCCATCAAGGAAGGCATCGCCCAGGACCTGGCCAAGAAGATCAACAAGCTGATCCGTGACGAGGCCCCCAAGTCGGTCAAGTCCCAGATCCAGGGCGACGAGCTGCGCGTGACCTCCAAGTCCCGCGACGACCTGCAGGAGACCATGAATATCCTGAAGGGCTTCGACGAGGCCGACCTGCAGTTCGTGAACTTCCGCAGCTAGCAGGCTGGCTAGGCCAGCGGCCTCCCGGCCATCCGCTCCAGCCGCCCGATCCGCTCATCCATTGGCGGGTGGGTCGAGAACAGCTTCGCCATTCCGCCACCCTGGAACGGGTTCGCGATCATCAGGTGCGAGGCATTGACCAGCCGCTGGTCCGTCGGCAGCGGCGCCAACTGCACGCCCTGCTCGATCTTGCGCAGGGCTGAGGCGAGGGCCAGCGGGTCCCCGGTCAGCACGGCACCGTCCTCGTCGGCGTCGAACTCCCGGGTGCGGGAAATGGCCATCTGGATCAATGACGCGGCAAACGGGGCCAGCAGGGCCATGGCAAGTGTGGCCAGCGGGTTCGCATTGCGCCGGTCACCACCGCCGAAGTACAGCAGCAGCTGCCCCACCGAGGTGATGACGCCGGCGACGGCGGCGGCCACTGAGGAGGTCAGGATGTCCCGGCTGTAGACGTGCATCAGCTCGTGGCCCAGCACCGCCCGGAGCTCCCGGGCATCGAGGAGCCGGAGGATCCCCGCGGTGCAGCACACCGCCGCGTTCTGCGGGTTCCGTCCGGTGGCAAAGGCGTTCGGGGCCATCGTTGGCGAAATGTAGATCCTTGGCATCGGCTGCTGTGCCCGGCCGGACAGTTCCCGGACGGCCTGGTACAGCTGCGGCGCCTCGGCCTCATTCACCGGGAAGGCCTGCATCGCCCTGATGGCGATCTTGTCGCTGTTCCAATATCCGTAAGCCGTCGTGGCCACCCCGACCAGGGCCATGATCCAGATCGGGGCAGAACTGCGCGTGCTGGATCCGATCAGCGCGCCCAGTCCGAGCAACACCGCCCACAGCACACCGAAGAGGGCCGCGGTCTTCAGGCCATTGTGATGTCGATGCACTGTCCCTCCCACACCGGGCTCCCGGTTGTGGCGTTCCGGGAACCGCTTTGTTCCGGAAAACGAGCCGCTACGGGACGGGGTTCCGCGCGTCGTACTTTAGGAAGCCCGACTGCAGGTGCGCCACCACCCATGCCACTGCGATGCACAACAAACCACCGAGCAACAGGACCCAACCCTCACTCAAAAGTTTAGTCCCGCCGCCTGCAAGCATGTCCCCCACCCGCGGGCCACCGGCCACCACGACGATGAAGACACCCTGCAGCCGCCCCCGCAGGTGGTCCGGGGCGGAGGCCTGCAGAATGGTGGTGCGGAAGACCGCGCTGATGGAGTCGGCGATGCCAGCGAGCGCGCAACATAGTGCCGCGGGCAGGAGCCACAGCGTCACCCCGCTCTCGCCCGAGCGACCGGCAAACACCACCACCAGGCCGAAGCCGGCAATCGATGCTCCCCAGCCCATCACGGACCACACGACGGCGACCCCCTGCCGGCGCACGGCTCCCAACGGCCCGGAGAAAAGCCCCGCCAGGAAGGCCCCGACGGCGGTCGACGCCAGCAGGATTCCCACCGTGGCTTCGCCGCCGCCGATCATTAGCGCACCTATTGCGGGCAGCAGGGCCCGGGGCTGGGCGAAAATCATGGCGACAAGGTCGATGATGAAGGTCATCCGCAGGTTGGGCCGTGTACCCAGGAACCGGAAGCCCTCGATAACGGACCGCAGCCCCGCGGGCCGTGCATGCTCTCCCGGCGGCATGGGCGGCAGCTTCAGGAGCGCCCAGAATGCGAAGGCGAAGCTGACGACGTCGATCGAATACGTCCAAGCGAAGCCGATCGAGGCCACCAGCACGCCGGCCAGCAGGGGCCCGGCCGTCATGCTCAGGCCGAAGCTCATCATGCTCAGGGCGTTGGCGGCCGGCAGCAGTTCCTTGCGGACCAGCACCGGGATGATGGCGCTGCGCGCAGGCTGGTTGATGGCCTGGGCGCCGCTCTGCACGGCAACGAGGACGTACAGCAGCCAGACGTTCCCCAGCTGCAGCCAGGACTGGAGCGCCAGGCAGGCGGTGGTCAACCAGAGGACGGAGGAGGCCAGCAGTGCCACCTTGCGGCGGTCGTGGGCGTCCGCGATCGAACCGCCGATCAGGCCGCCAAACACCAGCGGCACCAGGGCGAAAATGCTGAGCAGCCCCACATAGAGGCTGTCCTGGGTGAGGCGGTAGACCTCAAGGCTGACCGCCACGAGGGTCAGCTGGCTGCCCAGCGCGGAGACGGCTGAGCCCAGCCATAGACGGCGGAAGGCCGGACTTTCCCGCAACGGCGTGATGTCCGCCAAAAATTTCCCCACCCGGTCACTTTAGAGGGCCGCGAACGCTGCCGTGGAACCGGGTTAGCCTTGCCTTATTGTGAGGCAATCATAATAAGTGCTTGAATGGGGTCATGACAGTTTCCGCGGGCACTCACGATGCATGGGCTGCAGCCCTGCGCGCCCACGGACGCCGGGTGACGAAGCAGCGCCTCGCCGTGCTCGCCGCCGTCGAACACCATCCGCACTCCCCGGCCGAGAGCATTCTCGCCGCCGCCCGCCAGGAGCTGCCCGAACTGACGGCGCAGTCCGTTTACGTGGTCCTGGGCGACCTGACGGATCTGCGGATGCTGCGCCGCTTCGAGCCCCCGCATTCCCCAGCGCTGTATGAGACGCGCGTGGGCGACAACCACCACCACGCCGTGTGCATCGGCTGCGGCCGCGTCGAAGACGTCGAATGCGCCGTCGGTCACGCTCCGTGCCTCACCCCGCACTGGGACGAGGGCACCAAGCCGATGACCATCCAGATCGCCGATGTGATGTACCAAGGCATCTGCGAGGACTGCCAGCGCAGCCAAAAACTTCCCTCCGAACGAAACTAAGCAAGAAACTAGAAATAGGAGAAAGATGACCCAGAACATCTCTGCGCCCGCAGTGTCGACAACCCAGTCAGGCGCCCCGGTCACGTCCGATGCCCATTCCCAGGCAACCGGCGCCGATGGCGCAATCATCCTGACCGATCACTACCTGATCGAGAAGCTGGCACAGTTCAACCGTGAGCGGGTTCCGGAGCGCGTAGTGCACGCCAAGGGCGGCGGCGCGTTCGGTACCTTCAAGACCACCGAGGACGTCTCGAAGTACACGAAGGCTGCTTTCCTGCAGCCCGGTGTTGAGACCGAGATGCTGATCCGCTTCTCCTCCGTCGCTGGCGAGAGCGGCTCCCCCGACACCTGGCGCGACCCCCGCGGCTTCGCCGTGAAGTTCTACACCACCGAGGGCAACTACGACCTCGTCGGCAACAACACCCCGGTCTTCTTCATCCGCGACGGCATCAAGTTCCCGGACTTCATCCACTCGCAGAAGCGCCTGCCGGGCAGCCACCTGCGCGACGCCGACATGCAGTGGGACTTCTGGACCCTTTCCCCCGAGTCCGCACACCAGGTCACCTGGCTCATGGGCGACCGCGGCCTGCCGGCCTCCTGGCGTGAAATGCAGGGCTACGGCTCGCACACCTACCAGTGGATCAACGCCGAGGGCGAGCGCTTCTGGGTCAAGTACCACTTCAAGTCCAACCAGGGCGTCAACTCCATCACGGGCGACGAGGCCGAGGCACTGGCCGGCTCGGACGCGGACTTCTACATCCGCGACCTGCAGGAAAACATTGCCGCCGGCAACTTCCCGTCCTGGGACCTGCACGTCCAGGTCATGCCGTATGAAGACGCCAAGACGTACCGCTTCAACCCCTTCGACCTCACCAAGGTATGGCCGCACGCGGACTACCCGCTGATCAAGGTCGGCACCATGGAGCTGAACCGGAACCCGGAGAACTACTTCGCGCAGATCGAGCAGGCCACCTTCGCACCCTCGAACTTCGTGCCGGGCATTGCCGCTTCCCCGGACAAGATGCTGCAGGCCCGCATCTTCTCCTACGCGGACGCACACCGCTACCGCGTGGGCACCAACCACGCGCAGCTCCCCGTCAACCTGCCCAAGAGCCAGGTCAACAACTACAGCCAGGACGGCGCCGGGCGTTACCACTTCAACGCTCCCTCGGTTCCGGTCTATGCTCCCAACTCCGTCGGTGGTCCGGCTGCAGTGGAGCCGCAGAGCCCGGCCGGCGGCTGGGAGAACGACGGGGCGCTGACGCTCTCCGCGCACTCCCTCCACGCTGAGGACGGCGACTTCGGCCAGGCGGGCACGCTATACCGCGAAGTGTTCAACGACGGCGAAAAGGCCCGCCTGCTCGACACCATTACCGGTGCTGTGGGCGGCGTGAAGAACGCCGGCATCAAGGAACGGGCCATCCAGTACTGGACCAACGTCGACGCCGAGCTCGGCGCGAAGCTGCGCGCCAACCTGGGCGCGGCTGACGCCGGCGTCGTCGGCGGCACCTCCGACGCCGAAGCGGCGAACAAG
Encoded here:
- a CDS encoding MFS transporter — encoded protein: MGKFLADITPLRESPAFRRLWLGSAVSALGSQLTLVAVSLEVYRLTQDSLYVGLLSIFALVPLVFGGLIGGSIADAHDRRKVALLASSVLWLTTACLALQSWLQLGNVWLLYVLVAVQSGAQAINQPARSAIIPVLVRKELLPAANALSMMSFGLSMTAGPLLAGVLVASIGFAWTYSIDVVSFAFAFWALLKLPPMPPGEHARPAGLRSVIEGFRFLGTRPNLRMTFIIDLVAMIFAQPRALLPAIGALMIGGGEATVGILLASTAVGAFLAGLFSGPLGAVRRQGVAVVWSVMGWGASIAGFGLVVVFAGRSGESGVTLWLLPAALCCALAGIADSISAVFRTTILQASAPDHLRGRLQGVFIVVVAGGPRVGDMLAGGGTKLLSEGWVLLLGGLLCIAVAWVVAHLQSGFLKYDARNPVP
- a CDS encoding catalase, which translates into the protein MTQNISAPAVSTTQSGAPVTSDAHSQATGADGAIILTDHYLIEKLAQFNRERVPERVVHAKGGGAFGTFKTTEDVSKYTKAAFLQPGVETEMLIRFSSVAGESGSPDTWRDPRGFAVKFYTTEGNYDLVGNNTPVFFIRDGIKFPDFIHSQKRLPGSHLRDADMQWDFWTLSPESAHQVTWLMGDRGLPASWREMQGYGSHTYQWINAEGERFWVKYHFKSNQGVNSITGDEAEALAGSDADFYIRDLQENIAAGNFPSWDLHVQVMPYEDAKTYRFNPFDLTKVWPHADYPLIKVGTMELNRNPENYFAQIEQATFAPSNFVPGIAASPDKMLQARIFSYADAHRYRVGTNHAQLPVNLPKSQVNNYSQDGAGRYHFNAPSVPVYAPNSVGGPAAVEPQSPAGGWENDGALTLSAHSLHAEDGDFGQAGTLYREVFNDGEKARLLDTITGAVGGVKNAGIKERAIQYWTNVDAELGAKLRANLGAADAGVVGGTSDAEAANKIG
- the htpX gene encoding zinc metalloprotease HtpX; amino-acid sequence: MHRHHNGLKTAALFGVLWAVLLGLGALIGSSTRSSAPIWIMALVGVATTAYGYWNSDKIAIRAMQAFPVNEAEAPQLYQAVRELSGRAQQPMPRIYISPTMAPNAFATGRNPQNAAVCCTAGILRLLDARELRAVLGHELMHVYSRDILTSSVAAAVAGVITSVGQLLLYFGGGDRRNANPLATLAMALLAPFAASLIQMAISRTREFDADEDGAVLTGDPLALASALRKIEQGVQLAPLPTDQRLVNASHLMIANPFQGGGMAKLFSTHPPMDERIGRLERMAGRPLA
- a CDS encoding YajQ family cyclic di-GMP-binding protein, with the translated sequence MAGESTFDVVSKVDKQEVANALHQAQKELVQRYDFKGVGAEVDFSDEKILMKANSEERVLAVLDVLQSKLIRRGISLKSLDTGEPYASGKEFRLEASIKEGIAQDLAKKINKLIRDEAPKSVKSQIQGDELRVTSKSRDDLQETMNILKGFDEADLQFVNFRS
- a CDS encoding DinB family protein, producing the protein MDEKATLHRYLRVRRADLLGKLDGVSEYDARRPLTATGTNLLGLVKHVASVELGYFGEVFGRPSGLELPWLADDVEPDADMWAAADESREQILELHRLSAAHSDATIEQLPIDAGGEVPWWPEERRHVTLHQILVHMCVETAHHLGHADILRELIDGTAGQRPGDPNLTGRTPAEWAAHRARIEAAAREAAALAPRVPPKIGGI
- a CDS encoding Fur family transcriptional regulator; the protein is MTVSAGTHDAWAAALRAHGRRVTKQRLAVLAAVEHHPHSPAESILAAARQELPELTAQSVYVVLGDLTDLRMLRRFEPPHSPALYETRVGDNHHHAVCIGCGRVEDVECAVGHAPCLTPHWDEGTKPMTIQIADVMYQGICEDCQRSQKLPSERN